DNA from Thioalbus denitrificans:
GCATGTCGCTCAAGCACCAGCGCTATTTCATGGCCCTGCCGGAGGATGCCGATCGCACCCGCGAGTTCACCGGGCTGGCGGCAGGCTCCATCAGCGACCAGCGCGCCGTCGAGGCGGCCGACGACATCGACTTCGACGAGTACCTGCGCCGCTACTTCGCCCAGCACTGACCTCCCCGGCGGCCTTGCCGCCTGCCGTTCCGCGACCCACAATCAGTTCAGGGAACGCGGCGGGCACGGCATGGCCACCATCGACACCCTCTACCACCGGGAAGACGGGTTCTGGCTCATCGAGCTGGAGATCAGCGACGCGCGCCAGCTGTTCAACTCCCTGGATCCGGCGCCGTTCCGGGAGAAGGACCTGGACAGCGAGGCGGAACAGTACATCGTCGGCGCGGCGCGCGAGTTTCACCTCGATGCGCCGCTCAAGCTGGTCATCCACCTGCCCGGGGCGGCGGCGGAGAGCGAAGCGGCCCGCAGCGCTCCCGACGCCTTTCGCCACTATTTCGCCTACCGCGCCGAGGTGAAGGCCCGCGAGCTGCGCAATACCCTGCGCGAGGGGCGCACCGCGCTGGCAATCGGGTTGAGCTTCCTGTTCCTGTGCATCAGCGCCCGGCGCTTCGTGGGGTTCCTGGGCGACGGCACCCTGGCGGGCATCGTCGAGGAGGGTCTGCTCATCAGCGGCTGGGTGGCCATGTGGCGCCCCATCGAGATCTTCCTCTACCTGTGGTGGCCCATCCGCCGCACCCGCCAGGTGCTGCGCAAGCTGAGCCTGGTCCCGGTGGAGATCCGCCCCCGCTGACGGACCAATGACGAGGAGAGGCCCATGGCCGGCAACAGCCCCCGCAGTCCCGTGAACGCCGATATCCGCGACCCGTCCCTCGCCGACGGCGGCCGCGACCGCATCGAGTGGGCCTGGTCGGAGATGCCGGTGCTGCGCCAGCTGCACGACCGCTTCCTGGCCGAGCGGCCGCTGGAGGGGCTGCGGGTGAGCGGCTGCCTGCACATCACCACCGAGACGGCCAACCTGGCCCGCGTGCTGCAGGCGGGCGGGGCGGAGGTGGTGCTCTGCGCCAGCAATCCGCTGAGCACCCAGGACGACGTGGCCGCCGCCCTGGTGCGCGACTTCCGCATCCCCGTGCACGCCATCCGCGGCGAGGACACCGACACCTACTACCGCCACATCGGCGCGGCCCTCGACCATCGTCCCCAGGTGACCTTGGACGACGGCGCCGACCTCGTCTCCGAGCTGCACAAGGGGCGCCCGGAACTGCTCGAGGGGGTCGTCGGCGGGACCGAGGAGACCACCACCGGCGTCGTCCGCCTGCGCGCCATGGCCCGGGAGGGGGCGCTCAGGTATCCCATCGTGGCGGTCAACGACGCGCTGACCAAGCACCTGTTCGACAACCGCTACGGCACCGGCCAGAGCGCGCTCGACGGCGTCATCCGCGCCACCAACATCCTGCTCGCGGGACGCACCTTCACCGTGGTGGGCTACGGCTGGTGCGGGCGCGGCCTGGCCCTGCGCGCCCGCGGCCACGGCGCCCA
Protein-coding regions in this window:
- a CDS encoding adenosylhomocysteinase; its protein translation is MAGNSPRSPVNADIRDPSLADGGRDRIEWAWSEMPVLRQLHDRFLAERPLEGLRVSGCLHITTETANLARVLQAGGAEVVLCASNPLSTQDDVAAALVRDFRIPVHAIRGEDTDTYYRHIGAALDHRPQVTLDDGADLVSELHKGRPELLEGVVGGTEETTTGVVRLRAMAREGALRYPIVAVNDALTKHLFDNRYGTGQSALDGVIRATNILLAGRTFTVVGYGWCGRGLALRARGHGAHVVVCEVDPLRALEAAMDGYRVMPLRLAAAQSDFMVTVTGDKHAIDRSHFEVMKDGCVLANAGHFNVELNLEALAAMAVERHCPRPAVEEFRLSDGRRIRVLSEGRLVNLAAAEGHPAAVMDMSFSNQALSVAWLARRGSDLAPGVHRVPEAIDREVAELKLAAMDMGIDTLTEEQRDYLSSWREGT